The Haloterrigena turkmenica DSM 5511 genome includes the window GCGGTAGGTCTCCGCGAGTTTGTCGACCAGCGTTGACTTCCCCGCGCCGGGGCTGCCCGTGATGCCGATCACGTCGGCGTCGCCGGTGTGCGCGTACAGTTCGGAGACGAGGTCGCGGTAGCCCGGCGATCGGTTCTCGATCTTCGAGATGACTCGAGCCAGCGCGCGGTGTTTCCCCGCGAGCAGGTCCTCGAGCAACTCCTCGTCGGCGCTCATCGCTGGGGAGCGTTCTCGCGGACGAACTCGATGGTCTCCTCGATCGACGTGCCGGGACCGAAGACGGCCGAGACGCCCTCCGCCATCAGTTCCTCGCGGTCCTCTTCGGGGATGACTCCGCCGGCCAGGACGAGCGTGTCCTCCTTGGCGCCGTACTCCTCGAGTCCGTCCATGATCTTCGGAATGAGCGTGTCGTGGGCTCCCGAGAGGATGGAGATCCCCAGCACGTCGACGTCCTCCTGAACGGCCGCCTGGACGATCTCTTCGGGCGCCTTGTGCAGGCCGGAGTAGATGACCTCGAAGCCGGCGTCACGGAACGCCCGCGCGATGACGTGGGCCCCCCGATCGTGGCCGTCGAGACCGACTTTGGCGACGAGACATCGGATCGACTCCTGCTCCTGTTCGCTACTCATACCCACCCTTTCCCCGGCCGTCGCTTTGATTCTAACGGATATTCATGCTATTTGCGGCCAACACCGGTTGTGTCCCTCTCGAGTCGCAGGCGGGCGCCGGGGATACCGGCCGACGAACGTATCAAAAAAATGCACTGCGCAACTGAACCAAAGGCTAAAGAGCGAAACGACCTAACATTCCGGTAATGACTATCGTTCGTTTACTGCGGAGGGATCTCTCGTGGGCGTCGAAATAAAAGAGACCAGGGTGTCCGACGCCGAGTTCGAGGAGATGAAAGGGTTCGTCTTCGAGTATCTCGCGGCCAGCGTGGAGAAGGAAGAGGAGGGCGGCCGGATGCGCTGGTATCCCTGGCACTCCGCGGAGTACCGACACAACCACATCCTCAACGTGGTCGAACTCGCCACCGAGATTGCACACGAGGAAGGCGCCGAC containing:
- a CDS encoding cobalamin B12-binding domain-containing protein, giving the protein MSSEQEQESIRCLVAKVGLDGHDRGAHVIARAFRDAGFEVIYSGLHKAPEEIVQAAVQEDVDVLGISILSGAHDTLIPKIMDGLEEYGAKEDTLVLAGGVIPEEDREELMAEGVSAVFGPGTSIEETIEFVRENAPQR